The sequence attaagcGTTGGACTTCATTTTGTTGGCCAGTAGGAATTCTGATTGTTTTGGGGTTTTTGGCAGTAACATTTTGAGGAACTTTGACAATTATTTGAGGCGGGGGGTTGTTCTTTATGGTTGTTGTTGGCTGATAAtgtgaataaaaaatgaatgttGCTATGTTGTTAGTGTAAAGTTTTAGGCTGTCTTGTTTGCGAGTAGAAATGGTGatttttgtctttgtttcttACGATTTTGAGGAACTTGTTATAGTAGGACATGAAAAGGATGGTTTTCGGGTTTCTTATTGGCTTAGAATGTTAGCAAAAAGTGGAAGTTGTTATCTTGATAGTTTGGAGTTTTTGTTTCAGCAGAATGATGATTCTTTGGGTTTCAGGTATTAGGATTTTGAGCAACTTGTAATAGGAGACGTAGAAAGGACAACATTTTTGACGTGTGTGTGTGCTTTTGGGATTGTTGTTGgcttataaaaaattgatttttttttttactttatagcTTTGTTGGTTGGGATGGTCATtctttgaattggtttttgaaattttgaagttttctgTATTAGGAGACGAGGAAACGACAATTTTTTTAGGTGTACTTATGTTCTACCTGATGGAGTGACCCACACAAAAGGTTTTGTTAAAGACCCAGATGAAGCAAAGAAGTATCTCACTGTGGATGATGGAGCGTATTTAGAAACGAGGAAGGATATGGATCGGACTGAAATTATGGACAGAAAGAAAGTTGATTTAACTAAAAATGTGAGTTCTTGTTACCTTTGAAAGGAATGTTTCCTGGCCAAagttaataaaatgataattttgccATCTGTACAGGAGTTTGACTTGACAAATGAACGGTTCCTGGTTCCAGAGATGATTTTCCACCCAGCAGATTTAGGTTTGTGTTGTTCCTTGCTATTAGAGAAGTGAAATACACTTGTATGCTTTCAGTTTGGTATAGGAGCACTCTGGACTTATTCCTGCTGCTACATGGTTTGAGAAACATGTGTTTGGAGACTTGCTTTTACAATAATTAATGCGTGGTTTTTTCTTAGAGAGAAAGGAATGTATCAGGAAATATTCTAGTCTTGTAGATAGATGTtgtgtaatgaaattaaaaggaggAAAGTGTTTTATGTTTGGCTGTTCCTTGAGGAAGCGAATTTGAAAATGGTGCTAATTTTAACTATTTCTGCAGGTATGAATCAGGCTGGACTAGCAGAGTGCATTGTTCGAGCTGTGAACTCTTGCCATCCTCTTCTTCATCCTCTACTCTACCAAAGGTGCTTTCACAAAGTCTTGGGATTTCATGCATCAAGCATTtcactgtttttctttttagtttttatttcccAATACCAAGTGATAACTGTTTAAAACTTGTGCTTGGACAGCATTATATTAACTGGTGGAAGCACATTGTTCCCTAGATTTGCTGAGAGACTGTAAGCGCATGAACTTCTCCTATTAGCTTACACTctgaattttttctattttatcttgAGAGGCAATGTTTGAACTTTATATTGCATAAAATTACAGTGAAATGGAGCTTCGACCTCTTGTCCCAGATGACTATCAAGTGAAGATAACTACACAAGAAGAGTAAACTCTTCCCTCCTTGAAAGTATTAGCTTGTCTTTGAAACGCTGCCGCTTCacaattgataaaattttgtAATGCTTGTGCAGTCCTATTCTAGGCGTGTGGCGAGGTGGATCCCTTTTGGCATCCAGTCCTGATTTTGAAGCAATGTGTGTTACCAAGGCTGAGTATGAGGAACTTGGATCTGCTCGATGTCGAAGGAGATTCTTTCATTGAGAAACAAAACTGCTCAAGGTATTTTATCTCCTTACTGCATCCACCTTTCAATTTAACATGTGTTGTTTTATTGAGAAGGGATACAGAAGTCTATACCTTTCTTGAATTTCCATTAGATGTCAGATTCTCATTTTGAATTACCTTTTCTTACCAGTGGAGGGAAGAACTAAACAGCACACGAGGAAATTGCAGCCAGCTGTCCCTCCATTTCTGCGATGAGCTTTTGCATGCATGTTGATCAAAAGAAAGGTGGAAGCAGGCCCAATTGGCTTACTTCTGAAGCCAGAAACCTGACGTATCTACGTTCATCACTATGACATGGTGAAGCATTGTTCTTTGGCCTCCTgattcttataattatttggTGCAAAGGGTAATCCGTGGAAGAAACTGCACCTACGATATTCCTGCAAAGCCAACATGCCACCATACTTGTGCATCCAAGAGATGGTGATTCCAGATTGAAGTTTCACGAATCCAGGGCCATTCCTGCTTATTAGggttttgctttctttatttGGGACATATTCCCACCTGTTTAACAGAGAGCGTTCAATGACTAGTGCCTGTTGGTTTCTTGGCATTTTTCGTGCAAATATCCGGTAACCTTACCATGGTTTCTAGGCTGGTTTACGTACAGTCAATTGTGATCGACTCATCCATCCTTTTTGTCGTTTGCGTTTTGATGTCGTTCTTctctaacaacacaacacaacacaacTTCATTGAAACTGACGGCGAACTGTCCTCTACAAAATTCATAATCCGAGAAATGTTACAAGTCATATTGTAGTTTTTGTTATGGTCATGCAAGCTACCCTGAGTGGGACTCTATCCTCCCAACGCCGCCCTCCAATCTGGCCTTGGAACATAGCATGGGGACGATAGAGGTCATAAAAATCGAAGTCCCAATCTGCGAAACTTACATGGTTGAACCGAAACAGCTCTTGGGTATTGTACGAGTAGGGTTTGCAGTGGATTTCGAATGAATGTCGTTTTCATTGAAGAACACCCACAAGGGAAAGGCGAGCCGATCACAAACAGTAACAAATAAAGCTGCCTGCTTGTGAATAGAGGCGGCGATGCCTCCATAACATTACTGGTTCTGTTAGAATTGTTgaatttcaacaaaataaatcatcagCATTAGTCTCCAGCAGTGATGAAGCTTGTTTCACTGGTTTCATCTAAACAAATTTCAAGAATGATTCAAGCTGACCAATCTTCTAGCAAGCTCAAGTGCCAACTgtctcttcattcttttgataaGAAACGGAGCCAGATGCCCGATCAAAACATGTAAACAGCAGCGTCTCAAAACCCATGAGAGATTGAAACCAGCACATACCTCTCAATTCAGCTCTGAATTGAAAACCCGTGCTTGCTTTCTTCtcgctaaaaaaaataaaaggaatcaaGGCAGTAATAACAATCAACACTAGTTTATTTTCCTCAAAAAATGTCACAAAACGTGACTTGAAAATCAATAACATAATTCATATCAAATTTCTTGTGCTTTTGCAACAATACAAACGAATTACTATATAACTACGCCTTCCTACCATATTCTTTACTGCGAGTTCCAGTGGAAATTTTAACATGAGCTACAACATTATCAACCATCACAGTGATTTTCTCTACAACAGACAATATCGCCAGAGTAATTCAGCTGAAAGAGTTTATATAGACGGGTGTATCACTCTGCTCATTCTAATTTTCAAACCCTAAATAGGAATCCAACTCAATTTTCAGATTTGAACCTGCAATCATGGTGCCTTAACATGGACATGGTCTCTTTAACTTGAAATTATCACCCTATGAAATAGGCATCACTATCACTTGAACGAGAGAAACGTTGCTAAATAGGGTGGTCTGCTCAGTTAATTAGTCAGAAAATGGCTGGGAGTCCATGCACAGATGCACCAACTTTCTTTGGTATTGTCCATAATATTCACCTACTGCAATGACATCTTCATTCTCTGGATTCAACCCTGGCAAGCCAACGAGAGTATCCTTGATTGAAGACCCTGACTCGTCATCTGAATTtcctaaatttgatataaattgtGCATGGCCTTCATGGCAAGCAAGTATGAACATGGCAGCTGTATCAGGTTGTTGTGCTTCCCGGAGTGCTGCTAGGGCATCTTGCAATGCACCAGCTGCAACATAAAGAATAAGAGCCCTGCATTGACCCATTGCAAACGTCAAGACGAGAACATTAGCAAATTGACGGGAACATTGCAAACGTCAAAACCAGAAATGATAGTACCTCCAGATGTTGTGTTCGGCATGGAGGACATGGTTGGCCCATCTTAACAACACCCTAAGAAGTTACAATTTGCAAGTATGATTAGCATGGTTCAAAATTAGTTATACCTATGCAAATGCCTAGATGTGCAATGCAGACAAAATATGAGGGATTCTAGATGAGATTTGGGTTTGATTGATTAGAGATGCTTCACACACAGCACATGTGCTATTGTATTACACATGCACAAGCAACCACATTGAGAAATGAAATCGATGTCTGGAAATTGATTGATAAAAGGCTATGCAATTTTGCAAGATGCACCTTAAAATGCTAACAGAATCCTCAAATTTAGTGATGAAAAGGATCATAACCTTGCATAATCAGATCCACTTAAATGTGTAGCCGCCAAAGTTGCAGCATCCGTCCAGCATCCTGCATCTTGCAACTGCACAAGTTTATGTATTCTATCAGTCtaggaaaaaataatcatttctcAATTTAACACCCTGCTAAAGGAACAAAAAGTCCTCTCCACATGTCAtgggataaaaaacaaattccaagtCAGAGGTCATGACATAATGCCCTgtctgccttttttttttttttttgcctccaGTTTTGTGCAGAAAAGTCATGCTTGTGTGTAAAGTATCATTGGATTTGCAACCAATATAGATGGGATCAATCCAAAATCTCCTTCAACTTGTCATTAATTCAGCGAACTGTCATGGAAAGTCAACAGTGATATATGAATACTATTAATTTTATGACATGTGCATTTCTCCATGTCCCTGTTGTCATTGGATCATTatggaataaatattttattactgTTGAGATTTATTTCCACTTAATCTGTGCAATTTCTACAACTGTTCAACAATTatggaaaaaatccaaaatgaaAGACAAATTTGCAGCGTGGATATCAAGCAATAGATCATAATATGTTACTTTGGTGATCAATTTCAGAGACATTGAAGGACCACAGATGGTTTGATATAGAACCTAACCTGTGAACAAGCCTCTTGATACCTTCCAACAGCACAAAGAAGATGAGTGCCAGACAATGATCTGTCTGTCTGGACCATGTTGGCTGCAACAACCTAGATGATAACATGGTAGTAGAGAAGTCAAAATGCACATAGAAGTAGGTAGTGCAATACCAATGGCAGGATGTGTGCTAACATTGAAACATAAGCTGTTCTATATCAATGCTCACCTTAACTGCAAGCTCATGAAGAGACCTTGACACAGCAGACGAGAGAGCGACTGCACGTAGAGCATTTACATAGAAATAAGAGCTCTCAGGAGAAGTAGAAAGCAACAAGCTGACTGCTGCTTCTAAGTTCCCAATAGAAACGAGCCTGTTTATCAAGAATATGGCATATAATCATCACTCTAAAACCCAAATACAGGTGCAAGGGAAGAAAGCTCATATGCTAGATCCATGCTTTCAATCAATAAATAGAAGATCCGCTGGGGAAAAAAAGATAACCAGTACATGCAACATTCAACAGTAAGGCAAGGAACTCACTCATGCACTCGATTCTGAATAGCCTCTTCTCCCTCCAATTTCTCATGCCAAGGAATGCGCTCACAAGCACTTTCCCATAGTTCTTCTTTCTGGAAAGCCATTGATCTAAGTTGACCTTCACTCTGCCACAGGATAGTCCAAGTTATAAAATGCTAAATACATTATAAATGATTAAACACCATAATATCTGCAATCTAGCATTTTACAAAGTGAAAACATGAAATGACTTACCAATGGATCCTTTTTCTCAGTCCCAATTACCGACCTCCCCTTTGATGAAATTCTGTTCAGCATAGTCACGTCATCGAGCTCTGGGGTTGATGCTGAGACAGGCGCTTTCTGTGTTGACTTCGTAACTAGCTTATCCATCAAATGTTTAAGAGCACGAGGCAACTGCAACCAGAATAATGCTTCTGAGGTTTCACCAAAAATTGCAGCTGCAAATGCAAACCTCGCAGCACAGCCTTTCTTGACTACGATAGCATATAGTCTAGCCGTTTCATCATCAAGTATGCAGCCTAGAGCAATGGAAACATTAGGAATGTGTGAGTactaaaccaattaaaacaaATGCTCATATGGTAGATTCTTTATGTAGTGCACGTGTTGGACAGGCCACCCATGACTGACCTTCTCTTCTGTAAGGATCTAACACTTTGAGGAGCATTTCTGGCACCACAGAGTCACCGACAGGTGGTAGATCAATCATGTAATTCCGGAGATCCCCTTTGAATGAAGCAGTTCCAGGAATTAAGTGAGGCCTCTTGTCAATAGTTGTGCTGCAAGTGTTAAACCAAGAGGCTTTGACACCTAATTGCAAGATCATCCGCAATGCCTGCACAAGGAACAACAACAGTAGTTGGTGGTCACCATAAATGACAGCCTTTATCCACGAAAAATTCACCAATTTTGGAAGACAAACAGATATGCCTTTATCCACAGCCTTTTTTTGGATGTCACCATATCCTAGACAGTAAATGCAAGGCATGAAATGCTACAACCTCCATGATTAGCAAAACATAGCCTaggatttattttcaaaagatttctctcttttttgatTGGGGAATAGATGGCTGTTGGGTTGTTGAGGGAGTGGGGGAGGGGCAGTTGAATTTCTAGTCCATCAACAATTTGATTTCCAttccttgttttttgttttcttaaaagagAGCCACccccttgatttttcttttcttaaaggATGGATGGATGGgtggatacacacacacacacacacacacatatatatagagagagagtaATTCTCACCAGTGCATGTGGTGTGGGAAGCAGTATGGGAGAGCATATAGGCATAGGctgaaatttttctttaatagctCGGGGTTGGAGGCCATGGCCAAGTTTTTTGTCATTTCTGCATGAAAAGATGACCACAGGCACTGGTATCAAAGcacaaacaataacaaatatccattgaaaaaaatttaagaggaaTCACATTATATTAAAGCTAATTCATCAAGCATTATTACACACTAGAATTTTTGAATGGAATATTCAATACAAATATCAACAGTGTGAAAGTCACTGATCAACATCATCAAACAATTTACGGCAAAACAACTACCAAATCACCACTTTGCACAAAACATAGAGACAGTAAAATTGTAGTTGGCAAAGCATAACAGACATGTATGAACAATCCCCAATGTCCGATGCCCAGAAGAGAGATAAAaagtttctaaaatatttaatcagaCTCCATCAAATCATGTTCGCTAATTAGTTGTACAATTCAATCTGATTATATTCCAGAGATAATAAGTGCAAAGAAAACAGATTGTCTCATGCTACAGCACCACCTAAATCCCCGACCAGTCCTATcaagaatgttttttaaaaagttatttattataGACACCACTTCACCCTTTCAAATATAAAGACAATAACAAGTGAAGAAAAAAGGTTCGACAACATATATTTGGCGGCACATACATGTTAACCTCAACAAGGCGAAAGCTACTATCAGCTCCAGCAATACATAATACCAGAGGGTCATTTTTATTAGTTCGCAGAGGCAACCAATCGAGTTCCAACACAAGGGTTCCAGGAAATAGAGGTTGTAAAAGGGAATTAGCTAACGGGTCTGGCAAAtcctgcaaataaaaaaatagcttggACATCAAAATTTGTCAGCAGAACAGTAGACTCTGTATCACAGTAACATGAATGCAGACCATGCTTTAAGGAACAAGATTCGTTGCCATATTTCATGCTTACAAGgtcaaaaatagaaaaggtaTTGTCATAAAAAAGGACAGCAATAAGCCCTCGGCTGCGGTCTCCAGGAACAACAGGTGAGAATTTGATTCTCCTGATTCCTTCCCTGTGAGtgttaaatgatgaagaatGCCCAGTTGTTACATCCCACCACCGTATGTTCCCAGACCTATCCCCCATGACCTGAAAAGTAGTCAAGTCACTGCCTCTCACAATAGAAACTTTGGAACAATTAAGTTGTTGATATGGCCAATCAACTGAAATAATTAGGAATATAATGATACATACAACATGAGGCAAGCGGTAGGCCATGGCCGTAATCAATCCATCAGAAGACACAAATGAAGATGAAGGCCATTTCGGTCTatagacaagaaaagaaaacttcatGAGATAAGGCAAACAACTATACACCATGTACTACAAACAACAGAACTACCTCTGTAGCATTTGAAGGTGATAGATGATAGTAATTGTGCAAACCAGATGTGTTGCTTTTGAAAAGgatagaaaggaaaggaaaaattgCATCTGTGATTCAAGTTCCATGGTCCATGAtgtaaaattgcaaatatagtGCCTTTTTTATATAGGGGAATTCAAAAGGCAATTGTTCTTATTCAAGCCATTTTGTAGGCTCTATTCACCTTTGAGATGAGTGAAGCAATGAACATGGCAAAGAAAATCACCACATTACAATGGGAAAAAGCATTAGATGAATCACAGCAAACATGACTGCAGAAAGTGGTAATCTATGATGGAATTTATCATGGTACATGCTTCATAAACTATGTATTTCCTTTTGACTTTTACAGATCCTTTTCTCCTTGGGGGGCTGGTgtaagaaaaggagaaatatcGATACTTAAAATGTAAAAGTACAATTAACAGAAACCTAgtacataaagaaaaaataaattcatgttcAATCATACATCCTGTTCATTATCAACCAGAAGTGAAATCTATATGGACTTCATAATTTAAATTAGGATGCTAAAGGCATCTCCTTCCTAAGAGCAAATGGTGGCTTTGGTTCTTTGAGAGTTCTTATTTTGTCGAGCAAAATGAAAACGTTAAAGCACTTCATCATATCCAACTCAAGCAGGACTGTATCTACATTCTTGGCTTTTTACCTCTTTTACAACCACAGCTTGCtcaaaaatactagaaaaagTTTTGCTTCATCCCTACCACAGAATACGAATCATAAGTTACATACCCGGCCTCCCTTTTATTATAAGACCATCATGTTTTGCTAACAATGGCAGATGCTGATGGGGaatgattgaaaagaaaatccaacttgatcaaaacataaaaaagttaaagcTATTATCCAGTTGGCCAGTCATGCTTCCAATGAAGTAGGGTTCTAAGAAAACAAcatattttcaacttttttttggcATAAATTGGCTGTTCATCAGTGTTCAACCTACATCCTCTAGTTGCAAGCCCATGCTCATggctaaaatataaatacaagagAATCAAGCAATGGATGTTCAGGCATAACAAATGCCAAATGTCCTAATGCAACAACTCGCATCAAATACTTGTACCTGAAATCCCGGATCCTCCGCCCATGAACCTCAAAAACTCCAAGAGCACCATTTACTAGTGCAAATGCAAAACTTTCAGCAGTGTCATCCTGAGAAGCATCTGAGCTTCCTGCTGCTGCACATAAAAGCTACTTCCTtgtttaaaagattttgaacataagaaagcaagaaaataaactGGATCAAATGGTTTGGACTAGCAACCAATCTActtaataatttagaaaatcaagcaaaaagaGCTCACTGGATTCTGATGCAGGTTCCTTTGCAGTGGATGCTCCATCTTGTGCTACAGGCATTTGATCTTTTGATGACCACAACACTTGTTTAGAAGGACCATTTTGAACTGGCCGAGGAACTGTTGGAAGAGTCCATTCCAATACCGTAAATGGAAGAGCTAATGATCTAAGCTACATGAGGATATAAAGCATAATAATTATCTaatggataaaataataattaaaaatcaccAAACAGAAGTTTATAACTCAAGATTCTACCATTCACTATGAGTAAGAAAATTTTTACACTTCAGACATTCATTTAGTCAAGGAAAAAGTAATGAATGGCGGctgttataaaatatatagcatGAAGGTACATGGTATGTGAAAATACTGAGATAAGATTGACGTCCACAACTACATGCTAAgagattaagttttttattataaatgaattttagccttattttgaatttaacagtgtcttgtatatttttaaacaaactaAATCTATTTACCTTAAGAAATTAGCATGCAAATGGAAAAACATAGATTCATCTTATGTCATTATCCAAAGTAAAACAACCATTTGCACCAAGAGAAATCTCAGGTTTTGGCATTCCCCctcctcttaaacaagataaatAGATTAAGTACTTCCTACATCACCTTAAGACCACAAAACTCGTTATATTTAAAAGGCAAATATTTTGAGTAATGATGGAAAAGGAGAAGATATCAATCAGCCTACAAACCATGATGGGAGTTTTTGTCATTGCCCAAACCTCCACCGGTGCATCACGGAATAAAATAAGAAGATACCTGGAAATTTAAAACTCAGGTGTAAGCtaccaataaaaacatataaatgtgATGTGTGTATCAGTACACAAACAGAACAGAAGCAGATGAGTAGTATGAAGAAACATTTTGAACAGCAATGAAATATATAGCTAGCAGTTGTACATGAAGTTGAAACTGTAATGCACCACAATcacaattgaagaaaaaaaaggtttcagAGCAACCTTCCAGATGAAGAAGTTCGTAGAGCTCTAATGGGTGCACGTTCTGGCTTTTGCAAAACTCGAAATGGTCTGTTAAGACCACTTCTAAGACAGGTTACAACAAGCCGATTATTGTaacctccatttttttcattcacCTGTCCCAatacacagagagagagagagagatttaaagaaaaaatgtgAATGAACAAGTAAAACTTAGATTACTATAATGCATTCATACAATAACTTCCGATTCAGTGTCATTTACCTGATTGTAAGAAAATGAAACAAGTCTAGAATTTCCAAGCCATCGTAACCCCCTAACCATACTGTTATGAACTGAAAAACTAGCTGCAACAGCATTTGCAGAAACATCAACAACATCAATTGTCCCAGATTGAGTACCCAGAGCAACCAGAGGAACAGCTACAGCAGGATAATTCCCCCCACCTTCACAGTAAATAATCAACTTAATCTAGGTtataacaagaacaaaaaattgaCTTCAAGTGATTTAGTGTCAAGAAGAAACTAACGGGCCAAAGTAGCTATTAGAGAAGGAGAGGGTACAGCCAGCATAGTAACCGTCGAAGAAAGAAGCTGCAGCTGTCCAACTAAATTGATCTGCATCAATAATTTGGCTCATAAGGATGCACAGATAAAGCTAGAATTAACATAGGATGAACACTAAATCTACACACCAAGATTGTCATCCGTCATtaataatacaacaaaaaaagggAGAGAGGTAACATAATAGCTTGCACTTATAAACAAACTCTTGGCAATAGAGCAGAAACTTGCAGAACTATGGTTGTATTTTGAAGTCATAATCTTCCTCAATTCAGCTACTAATTTTACAGTCTATGGCCAACAGCCACCAAGAAGGTTGCATAaaactaaacataaaataacattcaagatgAGATGTTTATTCACTTACCTTAAACGACAAATCCTGGCTCAAAGTAGATGAGAGGCGGTTTTTATGGCCATTCCCAAGCTCTTGTTGCTTGCCTGCTTCTTTGCCAAGTCCATCAGTCACAACTACAGCATTGGCATTGTCCCCTATAAGTGGAATTTCATGGGAATCAGCAACCGTATCCTTATGATTGTCTCCAGTCCCTTCAGCAGTTAACAGCCAGTTCCATACTTTTCCATCATCAGAAATTGAGATCATATGTGTAGTTGAGTGAACAACAGTATCATCACAGAAATCAAAAGGATTGTCAAAATCCACCTCAGCCGACGGAGAATCAGGTGCATCAGAACAAATCTTAGCAACATGTTGGAGCGTAGACTCTGACTGACAAATGGCAACAGCTAGAACTGAAGGAGAAGGGACCGATGTTCCAATTGACGGCATCAACTCCTCCATTGCACACATTACATGCACCTGTTCTCCTCTGCAATGGTTACTCCAATAAGCGCATTCCTTATTTCACCCAACAACACAAGTAATCATTGCATAACCCTAGTTCTTCATATACCAGAACAATCAAATTATCTAAAACAATCACACTAACCAATTGCAATAATGAAGTTCACTGAAACAATCATTAGTCCGAGCCTACATAACAATTTCTCCAATAACACCATAAACCCACACAAATATCATTGAATCAATTAATTCACAAAACAATTCTTGACATAATTTTCATACGAAAAAAAGAGCTGCAAAATGAAtacagaattcactttccaattaACAGAAACACTTACTCTTTTCGCCGCCAAATACTGAGCTTTCCATCAAGATGAGCACAGTAAAGCAATTCATTATTCGGATCCGGCAAAACATCTAGAAACTTCCCACAGCCTCTAGGCAATGCAGCACTAAAAAGCACGGTCTCGTATTTCAAATCAAAAACCACAAGCTCCCTAGGAAACGTGACAAACAGAATATTCCTCCATTGTGGTGAAAACGCCATTTTCACACTATACAACGGAAAAACCGCCGATGCCGGCGCCAAGGATCCTCCCACACCACCACTGCTCGGCGTTACGTCTTTCTCTAGCCTCAACAAATCACTATAATCCGTCGGAATCTTAAATTCCTTTAAAACGACGTCATTCTCACTCTCTGCGAGCACTTTCACCGACAATAAAAATCCTTTAAGTCCGATGACACAAAAATGCCGCGAATCAAAAGGATCACGACGAATGCACGACAAAAACTCCGGCGACGCATCGTACTTAAAGAAACAGTAATTCGAAGCGGTGGCAGTGGAAGCGGCGCCGGTGGTGGTGTAGAGATAAAGAGAAGAAGGACCAGAAATGGCAGCGAGGGCGTATGAATCGGAACGAGAGAGGATCCAGCAGAGGTCTTGGATACCAGATTTCGGATTGGGATCAGGTTCGAGCCAGAGGACAATGGACTTGAGGCGGAAATCGAGGAGAGCAATACGGCCATGGCGGTCGGCGGCGGCGAGGAGGAGGTGGGAGGAGGAAGGTTCGGTGGAGAGGAGGTTGCGATTGAGAGGAGAAGGCGTGAAGCGTACGGAAGTGATGAAGGGggaaagagaaggagaggaagaggaagaaggaggaggagggagaGGAAAAGTGGAGATTAATTGGAGGGAAAGAGAATCAACGATGGAAATGGAAGAACCGGAGGGAAAGGCGAGGAGATTTGAAGAGGAAAGATCGAGGGAGGAAAAGTTATTACGGGAAGGTGGACCAGGGAGGATTGT is a genomic window of Populus alba chromosome 18, ASM523922v2, whole genome shotgun sequence containing:
- the LOC118052100 gene encoding uncharacterized protein isoform X1 gives rise to the protein MSLSRSQPNTTTTDTILPGPPSRNNFSSLDLSSSNLLAFPSGSSISIVDSLSLQLISTFPLPPPPSSSSSPSLSPFITSVRFTPSPLNRNLLSTEPSSSHLLLAAADRHGRIALLDFRLKSIVLWLEPDPNPKSGIQDLCWILSRSDSYALAAISGPSSLYLYTTTGAASTATASNYCFFKYDASPEFLSCIRRDPFDSRHFCVIGLKGFLLSVKVLAESENDVVLKEFKIPTDYSDLLRLEKDVTPSSGGVGGSLAPASAVFPLYSVKMAFSPQWRNILFVTFPRELVVFDLKYETVLFSAALPRGCGKFLDVLPDPNNELLYCAHLDGKLSIWRRKEGEQVHVMCAMEELMPSIGTSVPSPSVLAVAICQSESTLQHVAKICSDAPDSPSAEVDFDNPFDFCDDTVVHSTTHMISISDDGKVWNWLLTAEGTGDNHKDTVADSHEIPLIGDNANAVVVTDGLGKEAGKQQELGNGHKNRLSSTLSQDLSFKINLVGQLQLLSSTVTMLAVPSPSLIATLARGGNYPAVAVPLVALGTQSGTIDVVDVSANAVAASFSVHNSMVRGLRWLGNSRLVSFSYNQVNEKNGGYNNRLVVTCLRSGLNRPFRVLQKPERAPIRALRTSSSGRYLLILFRDAPVEVWAMTKTPIMLRSLALPFTVLEWTLPTVPRPVQNGPSKQVLWSSKDQMPVAQDGASTAKEPASESTAGSSDASQDDTAESFAFALVNGALGVFEVHGRRIRDFRPKWPSSSFVSSDGLITAMAYRLPHVVMGDRSGNIRWWDVTTGHSSSFNTHREGIRRIKFSPVVPGDRSRGLIAVLFYDNTFSIFDLDLPDPLANSLLQPLFPGTLVLELDWLPLRTNKNDPLVLCIAGADSSFRLVEVNINDKKLGHGLQPRAIKEKFQPMPICSPILLPTPHALALRMILQLGVKASWFNTCSTTIDKRPHLIPGTASFKGDLRNYMIDLPPVGDSVVPEMLLKVLDPYRREGCILDDETARLYAIVVKKGCAARFAFAAAIFGETSEALFWLQLPRALKHLMDKLVTKSTQKAPVSASTPELDDVTMLNRISSKGRSVIGTEKKDPLSEGQLRSMAFQKEELWESACERIPWHEKLEGEEAIQNRVHELVSIGNLEAAVSLLLSTSPESSYFYVNALRAVALSSAVSRSLHELAVKVVAANMVQTDRSLSGTHLLCAVGRYQEACSQLQDAGCWTDAATLAATHLSGSDYARVLLRWANHVLHAEHNIWRALILYVAAGALQDALAALREAQQPDTAAMFILACHEGHAQFISNLGNSDDESGSSIKDTLVGLPGLNPENEDVIAVGEYYGQYQRKLVHLCMDSQPFSD